The Mycolicibacterium brumae DNA window GTGGCCCAGGCCAGCACGAACAGCAGCGCGGTGATGTAGAGCGCCAGATTGCGTCGGCTGTGCAGCCCGACCCTGGCGAACGCGAACGCCGTCACCGCGCCGAGTGCGCCGGCCAGCCCGGCGAACACCCCGAACTGCACCGCCCACTTGGTGGGCGTGAAGGTCAGCAGCAGCAGCCCGACAACCGTCGTTCCGACCAGCCGCCACAGCGGGCCGTTCGCCGCGCCCGGCACGTGGCCGCGGCGCAGCATCACCGCGAGCATGCCGAACAGGCACAGCAGCATCAGCAGCACCGCGAAGCGCCGGGTCATGGTGCCGTCGTTGCTCTCCTCGACGGTCAGGAAGTAGTAGCGCAGGAAGTCCTGGTACCAGGCGATCGTCGGGCCGATCTTGTACTTGATCCGCGCGGACTCGGCGACGGTGGCCAGCGTCTGGTCCCGGAAGATCACCACGAAGACCAGCGACAGCGCGGCGGCCAGCGGCGCCAGCTGCGGCAGCAGACCGGCTTCGGCGCGGCGGGCGCGGATGATGCCGGCCAGCGCGCGGGCTCCGACCAGCAGGGGGGCCAGCGCCGCCAGGCCCTGCGGGGCGGTGGTCGCGCTGAACACCGCCAGCACGATCGCCACGGCGGCCGGCCACAACCGGCGGGTCGCGATGGCGTTCTCCACCAGCGCCCACACCGCCAGCACGCCGAACGCGATCAGCGGCTCCGGGCGCAGGCCGTTGTTGAACGGCAGCCAGGCGGCCAGGAACACCGCCGCGCCGGTCCACACCGTGATCGGGCTGTCGGCGAGGCGTCTTCCGAGCCGTGGGATGACGAACCGGCTCAGCAGCAGCCAGGCGCCGACCCCGGCGAGGGTGGCCGGCAGCCGCAGCCATATCCCCTGGGTGCTGATCTGCGCGAACTGGGCCAGCAGCGACTGGTACCAGTCGAACGGGGCCTCGGTGGCCCCGAAGTAGCGGTAGTAGTTCGCGGTGTAGCCGGCCTCACCGGAGATCCGGGCGATGGTGGTGTTGTAGCCGTCGTCGGCAGACGTCGCGCCGATGACGTGCCACAACCCAAGCGTGCCGATCACGCCGAGATCGGCCAGCCAGGTCGACGGGGACACCTTGATCAGGCGCCGCCAGGCGTGCGCGGGTTTGCGGCCGGTCGCTTTGTCGATCATCGCCAGGCCGAGGATGGAGGCGATCACGCACAGCACGCCGAGCGTCATCGCGGCCAGCTTGAGCAGCGTGGGGGAGGTGATGAAGCGGGTGTCGACGTCGACTCGTGCTGACAGTCCCGGTTGGGGGCCCGTTTTCAGGTCGCTGAAGATCCCGGCGACCTGCGGTTTCTTGTCGACGGTGACGGTTCCCGTGGCGTCCGGGATGCCGACGAAGTCCGCGCCGACGGCGCCCGGGTCGGCCCACACCCGGATCTCTTGACAGGCCCCGGACTCGACCTGATCACGCGGGGCGAAGGCGGTGATGGTGTCGCGGATGGCCACCGTCACCACGTCGGCGTTGGCGCGGATGAACAGGCCGTTGCGGCCCGCGTCGATGCCCGCGGGCGGGATGGTGGAGAGCACCAAGCCGCCGTCGTCGGGCAGGGTGGCCACCGCGGCGCACGGCACGCTGACGAAGAGGTTCTGCGGGGCGCCGGAGACCAGCGGGGCGGTGACGTCCTGAACGAAGCCGTCGGCGCCGACGCCCTGGGGCCAGTTGATGGCGGCGGTGGTCTGCTTGACCGGCAGCAGCGGCGCCAGCGCGCACAGCAGCACACCGGCGATCCCGGCGAACAGGGCGATCAGTCGGGCGGTTTTGAGGTCGCCCAACGACGTCTTCGCGGAACTGGACGGCTCGTCGGTCCGGGTGGTTCGGTCGTCGGGCACGAGGATCGATGGTATTCGACGCGTTGACACCTGTTGCCGACGCCCGCGGCGCGCCGGGAGGTTGATGCGTTCACGTGACCTCGCCTCGGTCAGCTTGGGCTGATCCCCGTCGGATCCCGTTGGCTTCCCGTTGGATTCCTGTTGGCTTCCCGTCGGCACCCCGTCGGCTCGCCGTCGGCGTCGGTCAGGTGGGACGCCAGTGACGTCAGGGCGAGGTTCATGGTGCTCATGGGGTTCGGGGGGCTCGCCAGTAACGGTGGGACGGAGCGCGCCGTCGCCAGTAACCACAGGGCGAAAATCGGCCCAGATTTCGCCCTGTGGTTATTGGCGACGAAGGACATCGTCCTGAGGTCACTCGCGTCGAAGCGCGGGTGTGTGGGATCGGCCCAGGGTCACTGGCGACGAAGCGCGGGTGTCCGCGTGCGCAGGATCCGGGTCAGGACTGCCGCAGCGGCGCCGGGCTCCACCAACCACTGCGCACCGCGGTCCCCAGTTGCAGCTCGGCGGGCGTCGCGTCGGGGTAGTACAGGTCCAGGCGCTGCAGCGAGCCCCAGTCCCGGTACCAGTCGTCCTTCAGGTAGGTCGGGACGGTGACCGCGCGGAACAGCAGCTCGGTGATGCCCAGCGGGCCGCCGCCGATGTAGTCCATCACCGGGGAATTGGCCTCCGCGCCGAAGCGGTCCGGCAGGATCCGCCACTTCGGCACCTCGGTGACGCCGTGGTTGTGCCCGAACGGCCGCTGGCACGGGAACGCCAGCCCGACCAGCCAGTCCAGCATCACCGGATCCGCCGACCCGACGACTTCCTGCAGGGTGTCCAGCGTCGGGATGCGCGGCGGCGTCACCGCGATCCAGTGGTTGGGGGCCAGGTCGTCGTCGGTCGCGACGATCCGGATCTGGGTGGCGTCGTCGGGGATGCCGGCCAGCGGCGCGCGCAGATTGCGCCAGGCCGGGGCCGCGCCGATGTCGGCGAACGCCATCGCGCCGGCCGGCTTGCCGTCGTCGCCGGCCCACTGCACGACGACCTCGCTGGCGTCGAAGCGGCCGGCCGCCGAGATGACCAGCAGCTGGTTGTCGTCGTCGACGCTGTCCCGGTCCGGCAGCCGGTACCAGGCCGAGCGCAGCACGGCGGGCTGCTGCACACCGGCGCTCCAGCTGCCCATCACCGGCACCTTCGCCGGGTCCAGGTCATACGGCAGCTTCGCCCGGGAGCCGTTGATGCCCAACCGGGCGGTGGTGCCGCCGGTGGTCGACGGTTCGCCGTCGGTGACCTCGGTCGGGTCGGTGTCGGTCTGCAACCCGATGCCGGGCTGGCCCATCACCGAGTCCGGGGACACGTCCGACGGGATCCCGTTGGGGCCGAACCCGATCGCGGTGACCGCGCCGAGCGCCTTGGCCGGGTCGACGTCGACCGGGGTCAGCATGCCCTGGTTGGGATTGGATTCGACCATCACGTCGGTGGCCAGCCCGCACGCCGAATTCGGCGCCGGGCTCAGCGACTGCAGGTTGGAGCGGCCCACCGACCAGGCCGGATACTGCGAGATCATCGCCATGGTCAGCGACACCACGTTGAACGCCACCATCGCCCAGGACGCGATCGCCAGCGGGGAGTGCAGCAGCTGCCCGAGTCGGGTGGGTTCCCACGGTTTCTCCCCACGCGCGGAGAAGTGGAACATCGCGGCCAGCAGCAGCATCAGCAGCGAGGCGCCCAGGAAGATGGTGGTGAAGCCGAACTTCATCGACGGGAAGTCATTGGACCAGGGCACCCCGAAGTTCGACACGTACCACCAGCCGTTGACGCTGGCGAACGACAACGCCACCACGAACAGCACCACGGCCGCGTAGATGCTGCGGTTGCGCCGCGAGGTCATCACGTGCGCGGTCACGGCGACGGCGGCCAGCGCGCCGACCGACCCGGCCAGCCCGGCGAACACCCCGAAGTGGTGCGTCCACTTGGTGGGCGTCAGCATCAGCGCCAGGAACGAGATGATGGTGATGCCGACGATGCGCCGCGCCGGCCCGCCCGCGGTGCCCGGGATGTGGCCCTTGCGCAGCATCATCGCGACGACGACGGCCAGCGCCGCCAGCAGCGAGAGCACCACGAACCGCCGGGAGATGGAGCCGTCCGGGGTGGCCATGAACAGCCGGGTGTAGCGCGTCGGCTCGTCGAACCAGGCCAGGCTCGGCCCGACCAGCGATTTGAAGGAGCTGGCCTGCAGTTCGCCGACCAGTGTCTGGTCCCGGAAGATCAGGATCGCGCAGACCGTCGCCGCGGCGGCCAGCGGCGCCAGCAGCGCGGGCAGCCCGAACTGCGCCGAGCGTCGCCGCAGGATGGTGCGCAGCGGCCCGATCGCCACCAGCAGCGCGCCGATTGAGGCGATGCCCGTCGGCCCGGAGAACAGCGTCAGCGCGCCGAGGATCATCGCGACGGCCACCGGCAGCAGCCGACTGGTGGCCACCGCGCGCTCCACCGAGCACCAGGTCAGCAGGATGCCGACGGCGATCAGCGGCTCCGGGCGCAGACCGTTATTCAGCGTCAGCCAGGTGCACAGGAACATGCCTGCCGCGGTCCAGCGCGCCGCGGTGGAATGCTTCACCGCCGCGCCCAGGCGGGGGATCACCTCGCGGCTGATCACCCACCAGCAGGCCACCGCCATCGCCAGCGTCGGCAGCCGCATCCACACGCTCGAGGTGGACACGTGCGACCACAGCGCCAGCAGGTCGTAGTACCAGCCGAACGGCGCCTCCGGGGTGCCGAACCAGCGGTAGTAGTTCGCCATGTAGCCGGCGTTCTCCGACACCCGCGCCATGGTGAGGATGTAGCCGTCGTCGCTGGTGTTGGAGCCGACGAAATGCCACCACACCAGCGTGACCAGCACCAGCACGTCCAGCGGCTTGACCGACCACCACCGGGCCGGCAGGAACCGGCGGTGCCGCATCCCGTCGGCGGTGTCCATCCGGTGCAGCGCGACCAGCGCGATCAGCGTGCACAGCACCCCGAGGATCATCGCGACGAGCTTCAGCGCGGTCGGCGCGCTGCTGTAGCGGGAGTCGACGGTCGCCGCGAAGCTCAGGCCGGGCGGCGCGGGGCCGTCCAGGTCGGTGAACACCCCGACGATCTGCGGGCGGAAGTCGTATCCGCCGCGCTCACCGGCCAGCGGCTCGTCGGCGTCGGTCTGGCTGGGGTCG harbors:
- a CDS encoding arabinosyltransferase domain-containing protein — protein: MGDLKTARLIALFAGIAGVLLCALAPLLPVKQTTAAINWPQGVGADGFVQDVTAPLVSGAPQNLFVSVPCAAVATLPDDGGLVLSTIPPAGIDAGRNGLFIRANADVVTVAIRDTITAFAPRDQVESGACQEIRVWADPGAVGADFVGIPDATGTVTVDKKPQVAGIFSDLKTGPQPGLSARVDVDTRFITSPTLLKLAAMTLGVLCVIASILGLAMIDKATGRKPAHAWRRLIKVSPSTWLADLGVIGTLGLWHVIGATSADDGYNTTIARISGEAGYTANYYRYFGATEAPFDWYQSLLAQFAQISTQGIWLRLPATLAGVGAWLLLSRFVIPRLGRRLADSPITVWTGAAVFLAAWLPFNNGLRPEPLIAFGVLAVWALVENAIATRRLWPAAVAIVLAVFSATTAPQGLAALAPLLVGARALAGIIRARRAEAGLLPQLAPLAAALSLVFVVIFRDQTLATVAESARIKYKIGPTIAWYQDFLRYYFLTVEESNDGTMTRRFAVLLMLLCLFGMLAVMLRRGHVPGAANGPLWRLVGTTVVGLLLLTFTPTKWAVQFGVFAGLAGALGAVTAFAFARVGLHSRRNLALYITALLFVLAWATSGINGWFYTNNYGVPWFDKQPVLAGHPVTTMFLVAAIATGLLTAWLHFRMDYAGHTEVANTRRNRLLASTPMLIVAVLLVLLEIGSLGKGFAQRYPVYTTGSMNVGALTGAKSCGMADDVLVEADVNAGMLTPVPGQRFGADGPLGGEDPVGFTPNGVNETLEPAEPVVGNPGTVNSDGPPDKPNVGNAYAAGTGGGFGPEGVNGSTVFLPFGLNPDTTPVMGSYGENSTAAEATSVWYQLPDPSPDRPLVTVAAAGAIWSYDEEGAFNYGQGLKLQYGRTLPDGGFEPLPASPAAMKPDAQGRVQPIDVIPQKAWRNLRFPMSWAPPEANVVRIVADDPNLSEDQWFAFTPPRSPILTTAQDYLGSDTPVLQDIATAANFPCQRPAGQQLGIAELPDYRILPNFKQIVVSSNQWQSARAGGPFLYIQALLSTETVPTYLRDDWYRDWGSIERFIRVIPSDDAPDAVVDTGVQRVFGWYRPGPIRALP
- a CDS encoding arabinosyltransferase domain-containing protein is translated as MRGDGGELPSSTVTTPSGDYRTAKLVAVVAGVLGTLLALATPLLPVKQTTAELDWPQRGELASVTAPLISYVATDLEISVPCEVAAGLTGTRSVLLSTVPKQAPKAVDRGLLIERINNNLNVIVRNTPVVVAPMSAVLSPECEKLTFTAHADKVTAEFVGLTQADSIDPSQTDADEPLAGERGGYDFRPQIVGVFTDLDGPAPPGLSFAATVDSRYSSAPTALKLVAMILGVLCTLIALVALHRMDTADGMRHRRFLPARWWSVKPLDVLVLVTLVWWHFVGSNTSDDGYILTMARVSENAGYMANYYRWFGTPEAPFGWYYDLLALWSHVSTSSVWMRLPTLAMAVACWWVISREVIPRLGAAVKHSTAARWTAAGMFLCTWLTLNNGLRPEPLIAVGILLTWCSVERAVATSRLLPVAVAMILGALTLFSGPTGIASIGALLVAIGPLRTILRRRSAQFGLPALLAPLAAAATVCAILIFRDQTLVGELQASSFKSLVGPSLAWFDEPTRYTRLFMATPDGSISRRFVVLSLLAALAVVVAMMLRKGHIPGTAGGPARRIVGITIISFLALMLTPTKWTHHFGVFAGLAGSVGALAAVAVTAHVMTSRRNRSIYAAVVLFVVALSFASVNGWWYVSNFGVPWSNDFPSMKFGFTTIFLGASLLMLLLAAMFHFSARGEKPWEPTRLGQLLHSPLAIASWAMVAFNVVSLTMAMISQYPAWSVGRSNLQSLSPAPNSACGLATDVMVESNPNQGMLTPVDVDPAKALGAVTAIGFGPNGIPSDVSPDSVMGQPGIGLQTDTDPTEVTDGEPSTTGGTTARLGINGSRAKLPYDLDPAKVPVMGSWSAGVQQPAVLRSAWYRLPDRDSVDDDNQLLVISAAGRFDASEVVVQWAGDDGKPAGAMAFADIGAAPAWRNLRAPLAGIPDDATQIRIVATDDDLAPNHWIAVTPPRIPTLDTLQEVVGSADPVMLDWLVGLAFPCQRPFGHNHGVTEVPKWRILPDRFGAEANSPVMDYIGGGPLGITELLFRAVTVPTYLKDDWYRDWGSLQRLDLYYPDATPAELQLGTAVRSGWWSPAPLRQS